In Caproiciproducens sp. NJN-50, the following are encoded in one genomic region:
- a CDS encoding NAD(+)/NADH kinase, translated as MKAAVIPNLSRNHAVYYTRRLIQKLRKLEIKVLMKAEFRPSFPGEEILLFSNTAEMIQACDIIIAVGGDGTIIHCARSAATAQKPILGINTGRLGYIAGLETNEMDRLEKLTSGDYTIEDRMMLEVRVDQEEKSKIFTAFNDAVIARGTLSRILDFKVRLDDTKVCDYRADGLIFSTPTGSTAYSLSAGGPIIDPQMNCILLSPICPHSLLSRPVVFGPDAKLSVRAHSDYESEIILTIDGEIFLKIPDGTRIEFSRSSGTVKILKLKNNNFYEIVTDKLGERRIGP; from the coding sequence TTGAAGGCTGCGGTGATTCCAAATCTGAGCCGAAACCATGCGGTGTATTACACGCGCAGACTGATTCAGAAGCTGCGAAAGCTTGAAATTAAGGTCTTGATGAAGGCCGAGTTCCGGCCGTCGTTTCCGGGCGAGGAAATTTTGCTTTTTTCCAACACAGCGGAAATGATCCAGGCCTGTGATATTATTATTGCCGTAGGCGGGGACGGAACGATTATCCACTGTGCCCGTAGCGCCGCGACTGCTCAAAAGCCGATTCTAGGCATCAATACCGGAAGGCTGGGCTATATTGCAGGACTGGAAACCAACGAGATGGACCGCCTGGAAAAGCTGACAAGCGGAGATTATACGATTGAAGACCGGATGATGCTGGAAGTCCGGGTCGATCAGGAGGAAAAATCCAAAATATTTACCGCTTTCAACGACGCCGTCATCGCGAGAGGAACGCTTTCGCGGATTCTCGATTTCAAAGTCCGGCTGGATGACACCAAAGTGTGCGATTACCGAGCCGACGGGCTGATTTTTTCCACGCCGACCGGTTCCACCGCGTACTCGCTTTCCGCAGGCGGTCCGATCATTGATCCTCAGATGAACTGTATTCTTCTTTCTCCCATCTGCCCTCATTCTCTGCTCAGCAGGCCGGTGGTTTTCGGGCCGGACGCAAAGCTGAGCGTTCGGGCACATTCTGATTATGAAAGCGAAATTATTCTTACGATCGACGGTGAAATCTTTTTAAAAATTCCGGACGGAACCCGAATCGAATTTTCCAGATCTTCCGGCACCGTTAAAATATTAAAGCTGAAGAATAATAATTTTTATGAGATTGTAACCGATAAACTTGGAGAGAGGAGAATCGGACCATGA